The following coding sequences are from one Virgibacillus necropolis window:
- a CDS encoding acyl-CoA dehydrogenase family protein has product MDFALSEEQEMFRGYLRKYLDDAGQTKVAREFIKGEMHALKNSLAGLAELGCTGINISERYGGLGLGALDLVPVFEEIGRALLPGVYLETMALVVPLLEKYGSEEQKEKYLSEIASGSKNVTLAWAEPRKSYNPDEIACFAREEEGALVIDGMKSLVPDGELADTYLLLVRTSEGTGGDGLSLVLIDGTDDIEMRTQKCVDETKHLAEMTFREVKVSKRQLLGSINHGWSILQEGLLYLNAALSSIMVGGMEKIVEMSTEYAKIREQFGQPIGRFQAIKHRIVDMKLELETARSLSYYANWSLESEEKDRKAAIFSARAFTTEAYIRVASHNIQIHGGIGFTEEMDCQLYLKRARYFENYLGSTSHYNEQIALAMGW; this is encoded by the coding sequence ATGGATTTTGCTTTAAGCGAAGAACAGGAAATGTTTCGCGGATATTTACGAAAATATTTGGATGATGCTGGTCAAACCAAGGTGGCACGGGAATTTATAAAGGGAGAAATGCATGCTTTAAAAAATTCACTTGCAGGCTTGGCAGAACTTGGTTGTACGGGGATTAATATTTCTGAAAGATACGGTGGGCTGGGGCTTGGTGCATTAGACTTAGTGCCCGTTTTTGAAGAAATCGGCCGTGCACTATTACCAGGTGTTTATTTGGAAACAATGGCTTTAGTTGTTCCACTGCTTGAAAAGTACGGATCAGAGGAACAAAAGGAAAAATACTTATCGGAAATTGCATCTGGATCAAAAAACGTTACCCTTGCATGGGCAGAACCACGAAAAAGCTACAATCCTGACGAGATTGCATGTTTTGCTCGCGAAGAAGAAGGTGCGCTTGTTATCGATGGAATGAAAAGCCTTGTTCCTGATGGTGAACTGGCAGACACCTATCTTCTTTTAGTGCGCACTAGTGAAGGAACCGGGGGAGATGGATTATCCTTAGTCCTTATTGATGGAACAGATGATATAGAGATGAGAACTCAGAAGTGCGTGGATGAAACCAAGCACTTAGCTGAGATGACGTTTCGGGAAGTTAAAGTTTCAAAACGACAGCTACTCGGATCGATTAATCATGGATGGTCTATTTTACAAGAAGGATTGCTGTACTTAAATGCTGCTCTTAGTTCCATTATGGTAGGAGGAATGGAAAAAATTGTAGAAATGTCTACAGAATATGCAAAAATTCGTGAACAGTTTGGTCAGCCCATCGGCCGTTTTCAAGCGATCAAACACAGAATTGTTGATATGAAATTGGAATTAGAAACTGCACGATCCTTAAGCTATTATGCTAATTGGTCACTTGAAAGTGAAGAGAAAGATCGTAAGGCGGCAATATTCAGTGCGCGTGCTTTTACAACAGAGGCTTATATTCGTGTAGCATCTCACAATATTCAAATACATGGAGGGATTGGTTTTACAGAGGAAATGGATTGCCAACTCTATCTGAAACGTGCCCGTTACTTTGAAAATTATCTTGGTTCAACTTCTCATTATAATGAACAAATAGCATTAGCCATGGGATGGTAA
- a CDS encoding acyl-CoA dehydrogenase family protein, whose amino-acid sequence MDFTITKREEDFRQELRAWLEENLPDGWLEGNRELPKEKDKYSEFLRNWQNTLYEGGWTAIAWPKKYGGRDATLMEEIIYHQEMVRVQAPPLVNYIGIHMVGPTLIQNGTEEQKEQYIKKILTGEQVWCQGYSEPNAGSDLAAIQSSAVRDGDRWILNGQKVWTSFGHLADRCFLLARTSHNSEKKHKGITAFLLDMNQSGVETKPIVQMDGRQEFNEVYLTDAVAYDSEIVGDVDEGWRVMIALMLHERTGIGAEMFTLEKQFNDMVEMAKEFRVNDKPLLKDPFVRQKMADFYARSRGSLLNYYRNLTNTLKRGKPGPESSIDKLLVSELTKEMAGFIMSIQGHNGVLWKEDAPVDTYWQDNFLGSFGQTIGGGTSEVQRNTIGERVLGLPKDMGR is encoded by the coding sequence ATGGATTTTACGATTACAAAGCGAGAAGAAGACTTTCGCCAGGAACTAAGAGCATGGCTAGAAGAAAATCTTCCAGATGGTTGGCTAGAAGGAAACAGAGAGCTACCTAAAGAAAAGGATAAATACTCTGAGTTCCTTAGAAATTGGCAAAACACCCTATACGAAGGGGGATGGACAGCGATTGCTTGGCCAAAAAAATATGGTGGCCGAGATGCGACGCTAATGGAGGAGATCATCTACCATCAGGAAATGGTTCGAGTGCAAGCGCCGCCACTTGTTAACTACATTGGTATTCATATGGTTGGACCTACATTAATACAGAATGGCACGGAAGAGCAAAAGGAGCAGTATATTAAAAAAATCCTAACTGGTGAACAGGTATGGTGTCAAGGTTACTCTGAACCGAATGCGGGATCAGATTTGGCTGCGATTCAATCCAGCGCAGTCAGGGATGGAGATCGCTGGATTTTAAATGGACAAAAGGTTTGGACGAGTTTTGGTCATTTAGCTGATCGATGTTTTTTATTAGCACGAACTAGTCATAACTCGGAGAAAAAGCATAAAGGTATTACAGCTTTTCTTTTGGATATGAATCAATCTGGGGTAGAGACAAAACCGATTGTTCAAATGGATGGTCGTCAGGAATTTAATGAGGTGTATCTAACGGATGCAGTTGCTTACGATAGTGAAATTGTCGGTGACGTTGATGAAGGCTGGAGAGTTATGATTGCATTGATGTTACATGAGCGTACTGGAATTGGTGCTGAAATGTTCACGCTTGAAAAGCAATTTAATGACATGGTTGAAATGGCAAAAGAGTTTCGCGTTAATGATAAGCCTTTGCTTAAAGACCCTTTTGTCAGACAAAAAATGGCTGATTTTTATGCTCGTTCTCGTGGATCTCTATTAAACTACTATAGAAATCTTACAAATACACTTAAAAGAGGGAAGCCGGGTCCAGAAAGTTCGATTGATAAATTGTTGGTTAGTGAACTAACAAAAGAAATGGCTGGATTTATCATGTCTATACAAGGACATAATGGGGTTTTATGGAAAGAAGATGCCCCTGTCGATACGTACTGGCAAGATAACTTTCTAGGGTCATTTGGCCAGACAATTGGTGGTGGAACAAGTGAGGTACAACGAAATACAATCGGAGAAAGGGTTCTTGGGTTGCCAAAGGATATGGGACGTTAA
- a CDS encoding MaoC family dehydratase N-terminal domain-containing protein: protein MDLDKSIIGLSGKTFIFEVEKRHLRKFAEAIGDANPLYFDEEYASNTPYGGLVAPPTFPMAVGANGGDLPLELDTRRMLHGEQEFIYYYPIRPGDRLECQMKVADLYEREGKSGSMQFLVLDTEMKNEEGKTAAISRTNIIYRKLTT from the coding sequence ATGGATTTAGATAAAAGTATTATTGGTTTATCAGGTAAAACATTTATTTTTGAAGTTGAAAAAAGGCATCTCAGAAAATTTGCAGAGGCGATTGGGGATGCTAATCCATTATATTTTGACGAAGAATATGCCTCCAATACCCCGTACGGGGGACTTGTTGCACCCCCGACTTTTCCGATGGCTGTTGGGGCGAATGGGGGAGATTTACCACTTGAACTTGATACTCGGCGCATGTTGCACGGGGAACAAGAATTTATCTATTACTATCCGATCCGTCCTGGAGACAGGCTGGAGTGCCAGATGAAAGTAGCGGACCTCTATGAGCGTGAAGGTAAAAGTGGTAGCATGCAGTTTTTAGTACTTGATACGGAAATGAAGAACGAAGAAGGAAAAACAGCGGCTATAAGTCGTACGAATATTATATATCGGAAATTAACTACTTAG
- a CDS encoding helix-turn-helix domain-containing protein: MLESNNIVQTDDVVCSNNGVKYLSKSWSSKIKNFYVICIYDQEVKLDDRTISKPLNTSKENIPSMPVFRENNNSNTFIVWEQSYHENEDLFLKLRLAARNELILLIAKNIVTYLLKKYEDYTGASIKYHPKLKKNYFIDQLIQKFDTILKNDSFLVNNTVWEDFCNWFQVHLTDWVLEDMEGSIGSNKLKNLDEKELNELFYKYITNSLAEDSTFNLKFLNVINEYTEAWVKKVISSMNIKSISIKRTKQLLDLEEDLLLGDNSRNDMTFTLIDQGNFLVMSNAPYQSVREALSIKSFKSYDDKQWPTAKLSKGTIEGVVQLIPFKIDIKNIADYHKVVQESWDQAKELSELDVDVYDALCSFFLSKAKNHKGTVEIHLDDILSIRGLKPKLGGNGRRGGYENYQREQILKALSKIQNLWINLDKAIVYEKGKAVHRQLQGRAFIFKDHNNEDYIIGKHALEKKFMFTVDEVFGKYLNGSGRQVALLPIQALQYNPYQERWEKKLIRYLSWRWRTQARRGDYLQPHKISTLLDATGEKMNERAPSRTRDRLEQAFDRLLEDGVIASWQYEKWHESIASNKGWARVWGNSTVLIDPPKTIKEQYRPIEKKQKVQHKPSSNRDFSGQKNMGNIGEQIKDIRRKLGLTLLQVAEELEISSSYLSNIEREIKIPSNKIQNRIINWLQLY, encoded by the coding sequence ATGTTGGAAAGTAATAATATTGTTCAAACAGATGATGTTGTTTGTTCTAATAATGGAGTTAAATACTTATCCAAAAGTTGGTCAAGTAAGATCAAAAACTTTTACGTAATATGTATTTATGACCAAGAAGTGAAACTCGATGACCGAACTATCTCAAAGCCACTTAATACATCCAAGGAAAATATACCAAGCATGCCAGTCTTCCGAGAAAATAATAATTCCAATACATTTATTGTTTGGGAGCAATCATACCACGAAAACGAAGACCTTTTTCTTAAGTTACGTCTTGCAGCTAGGAATGAATTAATTCTACTGATAGCAAAAAATATTGTTACTTATTTATTAAAGAAATATGAGGATTATACAGGGGCTTCTATTAAATATCACCCCAAATTAAAGAAGAATTATTTTATTGATCAATTGATACAAAAGTTCGATACTATTTTGAAAAATGATTCGTTCCTGGTTAATAATACAGTCTGGGAGGACTTTTGTAATTGGTTTCAAGTTCATCTGACAGATTGGGTACTTGAAGATATGGAAGGTTCAATTGGTTCCAATAAGTTGAAGAATTTGGATGAAAAAGAACTAAATGAACTATTCTATAAATATATTACAAATAGTTTGGCTGAAGATTCAACTTTTAATTTAAAATTCCTAAATGTTATAAACGAGTACACAGAAGCTTGGGTGAAGAAAGTTATATCTTCAATGAATATAAAAAGCATTTCAATTAAAAGAACAAAACAATTACTTGATCTCGAAGAAGACCTCTTGTTAGGAGACAATTCGAGAAATGATATGACATTTACATTAATTGATCAAGGCAACTTCCTTGTAATGAGTAACGCTCCATATCAATCAGTAAGAGAGGCACTTTCTATAAAAAGCTTTAAAAGTTATGATGATAAACAATGGCCTACAGCTAAACTAAGTAAAGGAACTATCGAAGGCGTGGTTCAACTAATTCCATTTAAAATCGATATAAAAAATATAGCAGATTATCATAAAGTGGTACAAGAGTCTTGGGATCAAGCAAAAGAATTATCGGAGCTAGATGTCGATGTGTATGATGCACTTTGCAGCTTTTTCCTCTCAAAGGCAAAGAATCACAAAGGTACTGTAGAAATTCATCTAGATGACATATTATCCATTCGCGGTTTAAAGCCTAAACTTGGTGGGAACGGTCGCAGAGGTGGGTATGAAAATTACCAACGAGAGCAAATTTTGAAAGCGCTTTCCAAAATACAAAACTTGTGGATTAATTTGGATAAGGCCATTGTTTATGAAAAAGGTAAAGCTGTCCATAGGCAACTCCAAGGTCGTGCGTTTATTTTTAAAGATCACAATAATGAAGATTATATTATTGGAAAGCACGCACTAGAAAAAAAATTCATGTTCACTGTCGATGAAGTGTTTGGCAAATATCTTAATGGTTCGGGTAGACAAGTTGCCCTTCTTCCTATCCAAGCGTTGCAATATAACCCTTATCAGGAAAGATGGGAAAAAAAGCTTATAAGGTACCTAAGTTGGAGGTGGAGGACTCAAGCAAGGAGAGGAGACTACTTGCAACCTCACAAAATAAGTACTCTATTGGATGCAACTGGTGAAAAAATGAATGAGCGAGCACCGTCCCGTACGAGAGATAGATTGGAACAAGCTTTTGACAGATTACTTGAAGATGGGGTTATTGCTTCCTGGCAGTATGAAAAATGGCATGAATCCATTGCATCTAATAAGGGGTGGGCTCGAGTATGGGGAAACTCGACCGTTCTTATTGATCCCCCCAAGACAATTAAAGAACAATATCGGCCGATTGAAAAGAAACAAAAGGTTCAACATAAGCCTTCCAGCAATCGAGATTTTTCAGGACAAAAGAATATGGGAAACATCGGAGAACAAATAAAAGATATCCGAAGAAAACTAGGGCTTACCTTATTACAAGTAGCGGAAGAGCTTGAAATATCTTCTTCCTATTTAAGTAACATTGAAAGAGAGATTAAAATACCATCAAACAAAATACAAAACAGAATTATAAATTGGTTACAACTTTATTAG
- a CDS encoding acetate--CoA ligase family protein codes for MTNEQGSYLTLEPLFNPNSVAILGASENKRKLGYMQVKALLDGGFKGEIYPINPRSQVIEGLECFQTLSDVPKQIDLAIFCVGADKVKVCLEECAENKVKAAIIFASGFSEIGEEGLKEQQLIREIAKESGIRLIGPNCVGLVNTTNGLIGTFSAGLTNVPLNVQRDVGFVTQSGAFGVLTYIAAAQNGLSFNYFVSVGNEVETEFSDVVEYMIHDPKTSVISGYLEGEKSPGKLRQLAKQALIRNKPIIVMKAGRSSAGIRAAASHTGSLAGSDKIYNSFFKQTGIIRADDYDDIISFAKLFLSKKLPTGRNTVIITSSGGRGINEADRCEAHGLKINSLNRLAKTEIQRHIPTYASAINPIDLTAAAAVSNPELYLEPLKVLAKDPDTDIIIFTEFPMNWTSDNPLFKEFIEICRGTDKFILVSTFPLEGMSIPKTAVELEKNGIPVIPGNLNPIKALAKLVDYSEKYQKNKHNENLSIPKLQEKKVLKSLLQAGTTLSEFQSSDILDLYGIPTTKRAIATTENEATHHAANIGYPVALKIDSPDIPHKTEADAIRLHLNDDQEVRNAFKEIHLNVSDYKQNARINGVSVQEMLPEGVEVIVGVTNNPVFGPVIMFGLGGVFVEVFQDISFRLAPLTKNDAIEMIEEIKGYSLLKGPRGKPPVNIDAIVDVLLKVSALVTDYGDCIEELDINPLIVNEKGIVAADAMIVTRDSIDQTTAVGR; via the coding sequence ATGACTAATGAACAAGGTTCATATCTAACGCTTGAACCATTATTTAATCCTAATTCTGTAGCAATACTAGGAGCATCTGAAAATAAAAGGAAACTAGGCTATATGCAAGTAAAAGCTTTATTAGATGGGGGATTTAAGGGTGAAATTTATCCAATAAATCCCAGATCACAAGTAATTGAGGGATTGGAATGTTTTCAAACTTTATCAGATGTCCCAAAACAAATAGACTTAGCGATATTTTGTGTAGGTGCTGATAAAGTAAAAGTCTGTCTTGAAGAATGTGCTGAAAATAAAGTAAAAGCCGCAATAATCTTTGCGTCAGGTTTTTCCGAGATTGGAGAAGAAGGTTTAAAAGAACAACAGTTAATTCGTGAGATAGCTAAAGAAAGTGGAATTCGTCTTATTGGCCCAAATTGTGTTGGTTTAGTGAATACCACAAATGGGTTAATCGGTACTTTTTCAGCTGGTCTTACAAATGTCCCTTTAAACGTTCAAAGAGATGTAGGCTTTGTTACACAAAGTGGTGCATTTGGTGTTCTAACGTACATAGCAGCTGCACAGAATGGACTTAGCTTTAACTATTTTGTCAGTGTAGGTAATGAAGTAGAAACGGAATTTTCGGACGTAGTTGAGTACATGATACATGATCCAAAGACAAGTGTAATTAGTGGGTATTTAGAAGGGGAAAAAAGCCCTGGTAAGTTACGTCAGCTTGCAAAACAAGCGCTAATAAGAAACAAACCAATTATTGTAATGAAAGCTGGTCGTAGTTCAGCAGGTATTAGAGCCGCTGCTTCACATACGGGATCTTTAGCAGGCTCCGACAAGATTTACAACAGTTTTTTTAAGCAAACTGGTATTATTCGAGCTGATGATTATGATGATATTATTTCATTCGCCAAGCTTTTTCTATCAAAAAAACTTCCTACTGGTAGAAATACGGTAATCATTACTAGTTCAGGTGGTCGAGGAATCAATGAAGCTGATCGCTGTGAAGCACATGGTTTAAAAATTAATTCTCTTAACAGATTAGCAAAGACAGAAATACAGCGTCATATTCCAACTTATGCAAGCGCTATCAATCCAATTGATTTAACTGCCGCGGCAGCTGTTTCAAATCCAGAATTATATCTTGAACCTCTAAAGGTTCTTGCTAAAGATCCAGACACAGATATCATCATTTTCACTGAATTTCCAATGAATTGGACATCAGATAATCCATTGTTCAAAGAGTTTATTGAAATTTGCAGGGGGACAGACAAATTTATACTAGTATCAACGTTCCCACTAGAAGGAATGTCCATTCCCAAAACAGCAGTAGAGCTAGAAAAAAATGGTATACCAGTAATTCCAGGTAACTTAAATCCTATAAAAGCATTAGCAAAATTAGTAGACTATAGCGAAAAATATCAAAAGAATAAACACAATGAGAATCTATCAATTCCAAAGCTCCAAGAGAAAAAAGTTTTAAAAAGTTTGTTGCAGGCCGGAACTACATTAAGTGAATTTCAATCGAGTGACATCTTAGATTTATATGGAATCCCTACAACTAAGAGAGCTATAGCAACAACAGAAAATGAGGCTACTCACCATGCAGCTAACATCGGTTATCCAGTTGCGTTAAAAATAGATTCACCAGATATTCCCCATAAAACGGAAGCAGACGCTATAAGGTTACATTTAAATGATGATCAGGAAGTGCGTAACGCCTTTAAAGAAATTCATCTAAATGTTAGCGATTATAAACAAAATGCCAGAATTAATGGTGTCTCTGTACAAGAAATGTTACCAGAAGGGGTCGAAGTAATTGTAGGAGTAACAAATAACCCTGTATTTGGACCAGTTATTATGTTTGGTTTAGGAGGGGTTTTTGTAGAGGTTTTTCAAGATATTTCATTTAGACTCGCACCTTTAACAAAAAATGATGCGATTGAAATGATTGAAGAAATTAAGGGTTATTCATTACTAAAAGGTCCACGGGGTAAACCTCCCGTCAATATCGATGCAATTGTAGATGTTTTGTTAAAAGTTTCGGCTCTTGTTACCGATTATGGGGATTGTATAGAGGAATTGGATATTAATCCACTTATTGTAAATGAAAAAGGTATTGTAGCTGCAGACGCGATGATAGTTACCCGTGACTCTATAGATCAAACAACAGCAGTAGGGAGGTAA
- a CDS encoding thiolase C-terminal domain-containing protein → MGKITDRYAIVGVGESERSRNSGTTPLHMALDAARSALKDSGLNAQDVDGFMSYNENDSCTSHELATYLGVRPKYVKDIHGGGSSTEMLIGDAVGLIEAGILNTVLIFRSMNGSSGQRVGRGYDPDMLQGALPGGSYIIPYGSASPSQWFGMFATRHMHETGITKEHLGHVCTSFYEHAGRNPKAFLHAKPLTMEKYMDTPDISYPFNIHDSCLELDEANAIIVTSAERARDCMSKPVYIMGMSARQCHPHAHYWSDLDQVASDFVAPKVYESAGVKPEDIQVASIYDCFSWVVLRQLEAYGFAPRGEVGNFVAEGNLRMGGKLPTNTAGGMLSEGYTHGMNNVLEIVRQIRHEYKGTDRQVEGCEIGICTGWSGPDIAGAMILRN, encoded by the coding sequence ATGGGGAAAATTACGGATCGCTATGCGATTGTAGGCGTTGGAGAAAGTGAACGTTCGAGAAATTCTGGCACTACCCCATTGCACATGGCATTAGATGCTGCAAGGTCGGCACTGAAGGATTCTGGGTTGAACGCACAAGATGTTGATGGGTTCATGAGCTATAACGAGAATGATTCATGTACGTCACATGAATTGGCCACATACTTAGGGGTACGACCTAAGTATGTAAAGGATATACATGGTGGTGGAAGCAGTACCGAGATGTTAATTGGTGATGCTGTTGGATTAATCGAAGCGGGCATTTTAAACACCGTATTAATCTTTCGATCTATGAATGGTAGCTCAGGGCAGCGCGTGGGTCGTGGATATGATCCTGATATGTTACAGGGAGCATTGCCTGGAGGAAGTTATATCATCCCATATGGATCTGCAAGCCCTTCCCAATGGTTCGGTATGTTTGCAACTCGCCATATGCATGAAACGGGAATTACCAAGGAGCATCTTGGTCATGTTTGTACAAGTTTTTATGAACATGCTGGACGAAATCCAAAAGCATTCTTACATGCCAAACCTTTAACAATGGAAAAATATATGGATACACCAGATATAAGTTATCCGTTTAATATACACGACTCCTGTCTTGAACTAGATGAGGCAAACGCAATCATCGTAACTTCTGCCGAAAGAGCAAGGGATTGTATGTCAAAGCCAGTTTATATTATGGGGATGTCTGCTAGGCAGTGCCACCCACATGCTCATTATTGGTCTGACTTGGATCAGGTAGCATCAGACTTTGTAGCGCCTAAAGTTTATGAGTCGGCAGGTGTGAAACCGGAAGATATTCAAGTTGCATCGATTTACGACTGTTTTAGTTGGGTAGTACTTCGTCAACTAGAGGCATATGGGTTTGCTCCACGAGGAGAAGTAGGGAACTTCGTAGCAGAAGGAAATCTGCGTATGGGGGGCAAGTTGCCTACCAATACGGCAGGGGGCATGTTATCTGAAGGATATACGCACGGTATGAATAATGTTTTAGAGATAGTCAGGCAGATTCGTCACGAATACAAAGGCACAGATCGTCAGGTAGAAGGTTGTGAAATAGGCATATGTACGGGCTGGAGTGGTCCAGATATTGCCGGGGCAATGATTCTTAGAAATTAG
- a CDS encoding MaoC/PaaZ C-terminal domain-containing protein, with product MELDTALNYESLREGQQLEPLTKPPVTKVQLVKYAGASGDFNPLHTDDEFAQKVGMDGVIAHGMLVMGFLGQYIMEIAGNSAELTRFRMRFGAVTKPGDRITCSATVEKVFEENNERYVELELKAEKSPGEVVGSGMAVLRFH from the coding sequence ATGGAACTTGATACGGCATTGAATTATGAATCCTTACGGGAAGGGCAACAGCTTGAACCTCTAACAAAGCCACCTGTTACAAAAGTGCAATTAGTGAAATATGCAGGGGCATCTGGGGACTTTAATCCACTGCATACCGACGATGAATTTGCTCAAAAAGTTGGGATGGATGGAGTAATAGCCCATGGCATGCTTGTGATGGGGTTTTTAGGTCAATATATTATGGAAATTGCTGGGAATAGTGCAGAACTTACTCGGTTTCGTATGCGATTTGGAGCCGTGACTAAACCCGGTGATCGGATTACTTGCTCGGCCACAGTAGAAAAGGTTTTTGAAGAAAATAATGAACGGTATGTTGAATTAGAACTCAAGGCTGAAAAGTCACCAGGCGAAGTGGTTGGGTCTGGTATGGCTGTATTACGTTTTCATTAA
- a CDS encoding aldehyde dehydrogenase family protein, protein MNLKTTSEIKQYHNTVNGKMITGSSGNTMNSIDPSTGKVWAKIPLSTKDDVETTVTSARKAYHSWSSLSARDRGDYLRRIGDLISQHGEELLKLETRNNGWVLDEYQYLSIVLKQLWYDAAGAASLVGSQGKTAQLGSGSFGYTLREPLGVVLAILPWNAPLFTFTIKAAYALAAGNTVVIKPSEYAAVASLRYGEILSEILPPGVINVISGLGSEIGDTLVSHKEINKVSLTGSKATAEAITLASAGVPKPLIFELGGKSPNIVFEDADIEKAVNGVISAIFTPNAGQICAAGSRILIQRSIFDEMLSRMKERMSNPDTTKFGDTLDTANTMGPVANLPQYNKVRSYIDLGLEEGGEIVFGGRVGGDVLLPNNPEFSDGYWVEPTLFKVDSNSLRICQEEIFGPVAVVIPFDTEEEALEIANDTSYGLAAGVWTSNLGRAHRMIEKIESGNVWVNTYSRVGADLPFGGFKDSGYGTDSILEYTREKACVIELG, encoded by the coding sequence ATGAATTTGAAAACTACAAGTGAAATTAAACAGTACCATAATACAGTCAACGGCAAGATGATTACAGGATCGTCAGGAAATACGATGAATAGTATTGATCCTTCAACAGGCAAAGTTTGGGCTAAGATTCCTTTAAGTACAAAAGATGATGTGGAGACAACTGTGACTTCTGCCCGTAAAGCTTATCATAGCTGGTCGTCATTGTCCGCTAGGGACCGTGGAGATTATTTAAGGCGTATTGGTGACCTAATTTCCCAGCACGGTGAAGAGTTGTTAAAGCTAGAGACTAGGAACAATGGTTGGGTGCTCGATGAATATCAATATCTTTCCATTGTTTTGAAACAACTTTGGTATGATGCTGCTGGAGCTGCTTCTTTAGTCGGAAGTCAAGGTAAAACAGCTCAGCTGGGATCAGGTAGTTTTGGTTATACATTGCGGGAACCCTTAGGAGTAGTATTGGCAATATTGCCTTGGAATGCACCACTCTTTACATTTACTATTAAAGCAGCCTATGCTCTTGCGGCAGGTAATACGGTGGTCATAAAACCTTCAGAGTACGCAGCGGTTGCCTCATTACGTTACGGTGAAATACTTTCAGAAATACTTCCTCCAGGTGTTATTAATGTGATTTCAGGTTTGGGCAGTGAAATAGGTGATACGTTGGTTAGCCATAAAGAAATTAATAAGGTCAGTCTAACAGGTTCAAAAGCGACTGCTGAGGCAATTACGCTTGCTTCGGCAGGTGTTCCAAAACCACTAATTTTTGAGTTGGGTGGAAAGTCACCAAACATCGTCTTTGAGGATGCTGATATAGAAAAGGCTGTAAATGGGGTAATAAGTGCTATATTTACTCCTAATGCAGGTCAAATATGTGCTGCTGGATCAAGAATTCTTATTCAAAGATCTATTTTTGACGAGATGTTGTCTCGTATGAAAGAAAGGATGTCAAATCCAGACACGACAAAGTTCGGTGATACATTGGATACAGCGAATACAATGGGACCGGTAGCCAACTTACCACAGTATAATAAAGTTCGTTCTTATATCGATTTAGGTTTGGAAGAAGGAGGAGAAATAGTTTTTGGGGGGCGAGTTGGTGGAGATGTTCTTTTGCCAAATAACCCTGAATTTTCCGATGGGTACTGGGTTGAACCAACTTTATTTAAAGTGGATAGTAATTCTCTACGCATTTGCCAAGAGGAAATCTTCGGTCCTGTTGCAGTTGTTATACCTTTCGACACGGAGGAAGAAGCACTGGAGATTGCAAATGATACCTCATATGGACTTGCCGCAGGGGTATGGACTAGTAATCTAGGTAGAGCACACCGTATGATTGAAAAAATAGAGTCCGGTAATGTATGGGTGAACACTTACAGTAGAGTAGGGGCAGATCTACCATTTGGTGGTTTTAAAGATAGTGGATATGGAACGGATTCGATTTTAGAGTATACAAGGGAAAAAGCCTGTGTTATTGAGCTAGGCTAA
- a CDS encoding Zn-ribbon domain-containing OB-fold protein yields MEYQKPIPLKNQDNSPYWDAADRHELTLQRCDSCHEYAHPPGPSCAKCGSTDLSWVSIGDDVKATIYSYVVSYRPFLPGFQDELPLIIAQAELEKVPEVKIMCNVLECKPEDIQIGMPVQMIWQDIAEDRALPQWKPVDE; encoded by the coding sequence ATGGAATACCAAAAACCAATTCCACTCAAAAATCAGGATAATAGTCCATACTGGGATGCAGCTGATCGGCATGAGTTGACTCTACAAAGGTGTGATAGCTGTCATGAATATGCACACCCACCAGGCCCGAGCTGTGCGAAGTGCGGAAGTACGGACCTTAGTTGGGTAAGCATAGGTGACGATGTCAAAGCGACAATTTATTCGTATGTAGTCTCGTATCGTCCTTTTTTACCTGGATTCCAGGATGAATTACCGTTGATTATCGCTCAGGCCGAATTGGAGAAAGTTCCAGAAGTTAAAATTATGTGCAATGTGCTGGAATGCAAACCAGAGGATATTCAAATTGGAATGCCTGTCCAGATGATCTGGCAGGATATCGCAGAAGACCGAGCACTCCCTCAATGGAAACCAGTTGATGAGTAA
- a CDS encoding CsbD family protein, with the protein MANDGYKDKAKGFGNKVKGEAKEQWGNITNDNNRKSEGKFDKVRGEAQNEVGETKEKFSNRNENKK; encoded by the coding sequence ATGGCGAATGATGGTTATAAAGATAAAGCAAAAGGATTTGGGAATAAGGTAAAAGGTGAGGCAAAAGAGCAATGGGGAAATATAACAAATGATAATAATAGAAAGTCAGAAGGAAAGTTTGACAAAGTAAGAGGAGAGGCTCAGAACGAAGTGGGCGAGACGAAAGAAAAGTTTTCTAATCGAAATGAAAATAAAAAATAA